GGCCCGGACCTGGAGCGCGCCCGCGAAGATCCCCGGGAAGGCCAGCACGTTGTTGATCTGGTTCGGGAAGTCGGAGCGCCCGGTGGCGACGACCGCGGCGTAGCGGTGCGCGACCTCGGGGTGGATCTCCGGGTTGGGGTTGGCCATCGCGAAGATGAAGCAGCCCTCGGCCATGGTGGCGACGACGTCCTCGGGGACGGTGCCGCCGGAGACGCCGATGAAGACGTCCGCCCCGGCCAGCGCGTCGGCCAGCGAGCCCTTGATCCCGGTCTTGTTGGTGACGGCGGCGATCTCGGCCTTGACGTCGGTCAGGTCGCCCCGGCCCTCGTACACCACGCCGCGGCGGTCACAGACGGCCACGTCGCCGATGCCGGCCGCGACCAGCATCTTGGCGATCGCGATGCCGGCCGCGCCCGCGCCGGAGATGACGGCCCGCAGCGAGCCGATCTCGCGGCCGGTCACCTTGGCGGCGTTCCACAGCGCGGCGGTGGAGACGATCGCGGTGCCGTGCTGGTCGTCGTGGAAGATCGGGATGTCCAGGGCTTCCTGGAGCCGACGCTCGATCTCGAAGCAGCGCGGGGCGGAGATGTCCTCCAGGTTGACGCCACCGAAGGAGGGCGCCAGCCGGACCACGGTCTCGACGATCTCGTCGACCCCGGTGCAGGCCAGCGCGATCGGCACCGCGTCCACGCCGCCGAACTGCTTGAACAGGATCGCCTTGCCCTCCATGACGGGCAGCGAGGCCTCCGGGCCGATGTCGCCGAGTCCGAGCACCGCGGTGCCGTCGGTGACGACCGCGACCACGTTGGACTTCCAGGTGTAGTCGTTGACCAGCTCGGGCTGCTCGGCGATGGCCGTGCAGACCTTGGCGACACCGGGGGTGTAGGCGAGGGACAGGTCGTCCGCATCGCGCACCGGCACCGTCGCCCGGATCTCCATCTTGCCGCCGCGGTGGAGCGCGAAAACGGCGTCGACCGGGTCGTCAGTGTCTTGAGTGCTGGTGTGGATGATC
This genomic interval from Kitasatospora gansuensis contains the following:
- a CDS encoding NAD(P)-dependent malic enzyme → MAAEIIHTSTQDTDDPVDAVFALHRGGKMEIRATVPVRDADDLSLAYTPGVAKVCTAIAEQPELVNDYTWKSNVVAVVTDGTAVLGLGDIGPEASLPVMEGKAILFKQFGGVDAVPIALACTGVDEIVETVVRLAPSFGGVNLEDISAPRCFEIERRLQEALDIPIFHDDQHGTAIVSTAALWNAAKVTGREIGSLRAVISGAGAAGIAIAKMLVAAGIGDVAVCDRRGVVYEGRGDLTDVKAEIAAVTNKTGIKGSLADALAGADVFIGVSGGTVPEDVVATMAEGCFIFAMANPNPEIHPEVAHRYAAVVATGRSDFPNQINNVLAFPGIFAGALQVRATRITEGMKLAAAKALAAVVADELTPQKVIPSPFDERVAPAVTKAVAEAARREGVARL